A window of Maioricimonas rarisocia genomic DNA:
GAATCGTGTCGGGGACCTTGTTCGGCTCGGTCGTACAGAAGACGAATTTGACGTTGGGGGGCGGTTCTTCGAGGGTCTTCAGGAGGGCGTTGAAGGCCTCCTTGGTGAGCATGTGCACTTCGTCGATGATGTACACCTTGTACTGCGACCGCATCGATCGCACGCTCACGTTGGCCCGCAACTGGCGGATATCGTCGATACCGCGGTTCGAGGCGCCGTCGATTTCCAGCACATCGACGTCACCACCGGTCGAGATGCCGCGGCAGATCTCGCATTCGTTGCAGGGAAGCCCGTCGACGGCATTCGGGCAGTTGAGGGCCTTGGCGAGAATGCGGGCCGTCGAGGTTTTTCCGACGCCGCGGGCCCCGGTGAACAGGTAGGCGTGGGCGACGCGACCCGCCTTGATGGCGTTGCGCAGGGCCTGGCCGACATGCTGCTGGCCCACCACCTCGTCGAATGTCTGCGGACGAAACCGCCGTGCCAGAACCGTGTATTGTGCTGTATTGTCCACCACGATGGCGACGTGACCTCCACTTTCGATGCCTGATGCGCTGAACGTGCCGGGGTGACACCGCAGTGTACCAGCGCGGACCGGCCACTGCAGCCATGTCCGGAAGCGGCAAGGCTGGCCGCGCCGACCGGTCCGAAGCCCCCGGAGACCGCCTACTTCGCCGCGTCGTCTTCGGGAGGAAGCGGTACCGCACCCTCTGCGGGGCGTCCCTTGCCCGCCCGGATGTATGCGGCACGCTGACGGGCGTAATCGGCCGCCGAGTCCGGCTCGACGCCTTCCACGGCGTGCCCCTGGGCCTGTTCGAAATAGCGTTTGAGGTACGGCACGCACCAGCCGCAGCCGGTTCCCGCGCCGCCGCACTGGCTGATCTGGCTCGCCCGCCGCGGCTCGTGGATGCGGATGAAGTTCAGAATCTTCCGCTTCGAGATGTGGAAGCAGTAGCAGACGGTATCGTTCGGTTCCATCGGTTCCTCGGCACGTCGACCGTGACGTGCGGTTGGTTTTCCTGTTCGTCGTGCGGGGCTGTCAGCCGCCGATCAGCGGACCCGGATGCCGGTCCGCCCGGCCCACTCCCGCCATTGAGCGCTCATTTCCGCGACCCGTCCGGGGTGGTCGGCAGCGAGATTATGCATTTCGGTCCGGTCCTGCACCACATTGTACAGTTCCCACTGCTTGACGGTCTTGTCCCAGCAGAGCTTCCAGTGTCCCGTGCGGACGGCCCGATTCCCGGCCCACTCCCAGAACAGTGACTCGTGCCCCTCCCGCGAGTCCCCTTCAAATAGCGGAACCATCGACAAACCCTCGCAGGGAATGACTTCCTCGCCGCCATGTGCGTCGGGATACTTCGCACCGGCGATTTCGGCGCAGGTCGGCAGCAGATCGATGATGTGGCCGACGGCATCAGTGGTCGTGCCTGCTTCGATGACACTTGGCCAGCGGACGATCAGCGGCGTCGAAATGCCTCCTTCGTGAACCCATGCCTTGAAGCGGCGAAACGGTGTGTTCTGCGCATAGGCCCAGCCCGGGCCGCATGCCGTGTAGTACTCTTCGACGCCCGGCACCCGCTGCGGATCGATGCCGCCCGGCTTCTCGGCACACCCGCCGTTATCCGAAAGGAAGATCACGACGGTGTTGTCGGCGATGCCCTGCTCGTCCAGCCGCGCCAGTATCCGGCCGATCCCCTGATCCATGCGGTCGATCATCGCCGCGTACACCGCCATCAGGTGATCGTGGTAGTCCTGGTTCTCGACGTTGTCCCAGATCGGAACTCTGTCATCGGGCGGCGGCAACTCCCACGAGGGATCGACCAGCCCCAGTTCGAGCTGGCGCCGGTAACGCTCTGCGCGGAGCTGTTCCCAACCCTGGCGATAGCGGCCCCGGTACTTCTCCACCAGATCGGCCGGAGCGTGCAGCGGATAGTGCGGTGCCGTGTAGCAGACATGCAGGAACAGCGGTCGATCGTCTGCTGCGGCCCGGTCGATGGCCTTGCAGGCGTAGTCGGTGAAGGCGTCGGTCGTGTAGAAGTCTTCGGGAAACTCCGTGATCCGCCGGTCATCCTCGCCGAACCACCGCACGCGACCTCCTTTGAAATCCGGGTCAGGGCGGGCCGGGTTGAAGAAGTTGCAGCAGCCGTCGAGCAGTCCGTAGTAGTTGTCGAAACCACGATCGCCCGGCCTGTTCGGGGCCCGGCTCCCCAGATGCCATTTGCCACTCAGCACCGAGTCGTATCCCGACTGCGCGAGAACCTGGGGAATCGTCACCATGTTCTCCTGCAGCAACCCTCCTTTTCGTCGCGGATACAGCCCGGTGATCAACGACGCCCGAGTCGTGGTACACTTGGCGTTGTTGTAGAATTGCGTGAACCGCAGGCCCTCGGCGGCAAGGCGGTCAATATGCGGGGTGTCGATCTCGCTCCCGAAGCAACCGATGTCCGAGTACCCCATGTCATCGCACATGATGAGAACGATGTTGGGACGATCGGCCGCCGCGGCAGCATTCGCGAACACGAACAGAACGACGAGGAATCCGGCGGCAGGAGTGAACGTGCAGATGCGCATGCGATTTCCCTGTCTGGCGGGACGCCGGCCACGTTGGCAGAATTGTGCTGACGCGGCCGGGGGACGTGAATGCTGCCGAGTATCGGCCGCTCGAAGCCCGATTGCAATACGTGCGTGCGGTCGCGGATTGAATGCCTGCCGCTCGGCTGGTACCGTCACCTGCAGCCCCTTTCCCTGAGCAGCCTGAACGGTTCAGACCGGTCTCCGCTGACAGTCCGACAGGCCGCATTCCGGAGGCGAGCGCTCACCCTTCCGGAGTATCATGATGCGGTCGGTCGGCGATTCCGGCGTTCGGCAATGGCAGTTTGCAGAGAACAAGCCCACATCCATGCAGTTTGAAACTTCCGACTCAACACGGCTGCTCAGCAGCGACGACGTGAGCGAAGAGTTCGCGACGAGCCTGCTACAGCCGGTCGGATTCGACGATTGGCAGGCGGCACTTGGTCGACTTCGAGGATTCTGCCGCGACGAAGACGAACGAAAAGCGTTTGCCGCCACCCTCCCCTCGCTGCTGTACGCGCTGACCGACGCCGCCACGCCCGATGCCTCGCTCGTCAACTTCGAGCGCTACGTGCAGGCGGTCGACAGCCGGATCGACCTGTTCAATTACCTTGCGGCCAATCCGCGAGCGGTCGAGATTCTGGTGCGGCTGTTCGTCGGCAGTCAGTTTCTCACCGAGATCCTGCTGCGCAATCCGTCGTACCTCGAGCGGCTGACTCAGCACAAACGACTGGCCGAGTTCAAGCACCGCGAAGAACTGATGGAAGAAGCCCGGAAATGGGCAGCCGACGAACCGACACTCGACGAGAAAATGAATGCGGTTCGTCGCTTTCAGAAGTGGGAACTGCTGCGGCTGGCCGCCTGCGACACGTTCCGACTGATGGATCTGAAAACGGTGACGCTGCAGCTCGCATTGCTGGCCGACAGTCTCGTTGCGGTCTGTCTCGGATTCGCTGCCGACGAACTCGAAGTCGATACGTCGGAATTCTCGGTGATCGCATTCGGCAAGCTGGGTGGGGAGGAACTGAACTACAGCTCCGACATCGACCTGGTATTCGTCTGCGACAATCATGCCGAGCAGTACTGGGGACTTGGCCAGAAGCTGATCAAGGCGATCCAGGATCCGACGAGCGACGGCTTTCTGTACCGGGTCGACATGCGGCTGCGCCCGTGGGGACGCTCCGGTCCGCTGGTGACGACGGCCGATTCCTACGTCGATTACATCCGGAAGAACGGACGCCTGTGGGAGAAGCAGGCGCTGCTCAAGTCGCGGGTCATTGCCGGCTCTCAGAAAGTGGGCAAACGGGTGCTGAAGCGGCTGGAGCCGTTCATCTACGACGTCGATCCCGAGGAGGTTCGCGAGAACGTCCTCGAGATGAAGCAGCAGATCGAAGAGAACCTCCGCAAACATCGCAACGGCTGGGGGCAGGTCAAAGCGGGGGCCGGCAGCATCCGTGATGTCGAGTTTGTCACGCAGTACCTGCAGCTTGCCCACGGCAGGAACAACAAGGCCGTCCGCAGTATCAACACGCTCGACGGTCTGGTCCGCCTGGCCGATCTCGACATTCTGCACGCCGACGAGTACCGCCACCTCAGCGGGGGCTATGTCTTCCTGCGAACGATCGAGCATTCGCTGCAGCTGATGCACAACAAGCAGCAGCATGCCCTTCCCGAAAGCCGGCGGGAACTGGACTACCTGGCGCGACGGCTCGATTTCCCCGGAGCGACCGAGTTCGTCAGTCACTACGAGCGGCACTGCCAGTCGATTCGCCGCATCTTCGAGAAGTACATTATCGACCCTCCCGGCATGGAGGAGGACCATCTCGTCTTCAAGCCGCGGTCTGTCGCCGTTCACCTTGGCGATGCCGCTTCGACCTACGAGGAGCTGTTCACTCGCGAACAGTCCGAGCGCCACCTGGCACTGCTCGATCGGCTGGACGACGACACGATCGTCAAGATCGATGCCCGCACGGTCGCGGACGGTCGCTGGGAACTGACGATTGTAGGATACGATCAGCTGGGGGATCTGTCGCTCATCTGCGGACTGCTGTTTGTGTTCGGCTTCGACATCGAATCCGGGTACGTCTTCACCGGTGCAGAAATCGTCGAGCCCGGTCGGAACAAACCGTCCCGCAACCGTCGGCAGGTCGTGGGCAAGTCACCGCGCCGCCGCAAGTATGTCAACGTCTTCACGATCCGGCCGACATCGAACAACGTCGTGCCGGCCATCTGGGGACGGTACGAGAACGACCTGGCAGAGCTGCTGTCGCTCGCGCAGCAGGGAAAACACCGCGATGCTTCGGGCCGACTGGCGAAGCGGGTCGCCGCCTCGCTGGATCCGTCCGAGCAGGATGCTGCGACCGACATGCTCCTGCCGGTCGAGATCGACATCGACAACGATTCGGCGCCCGACGCCACGGTGATGCACATCTATGCCGAGGATACTCCCGGCTTCCTCTATGAGCTGGCGAACGCGCTCGCCCACAGCAACATCTCGATCGTCCGGATGCAGATCCGTTCCGAGGGGTTGCAGGTCATCGACACGCTGTACGTCACCGATGAAAACGACCGCAAGATCGACGATCCGGAGAAGCTCAACGAGCTGCGGGCGGCGGTCGTCCTGATCAAGCACTTCACACATCTGCTGCCCTATTCGCCCAATCCCGAAGCAGCACTGATCCACTTCCGCGAGTTTCTCGAACAACTGTTCGAACTGCCGCACTGGGTGGAAGAGCTCGGGTCGCTGCAGGACAGCGATGTGCTCAACGCCCTCGCGCGTCTGCTGGGGGTCAGCGACTTTCTGTGGCACGATTTTCTGCGGCTGCAGCACGACAATCTGTTTCCGGTCGTGACCGATCTGGCCGGTCTGCAGCAGCCACGCATCCGCAGCGAACTCGACGAAGAACTCGAACGGGAACTGGCTGCGGTTCACAACTTCGAGGACCGCCGGGCCGTCCTGAATGCGTTCAAGGACCGGGAGATGCTCCGCGTCGACATGCGGCACATCCTGGGGCTGCAGGACAAATTCGGCATGTTCTCCGGCGAACTGGCCGACGTGGCCGAAGCGGTGGTCCGCGGCGCACTACGAATCGCCGAGGAGGAACTGCAGCCGACGCATGGCCGGCCTCTGAAGTCTGACGGCGAACCCTGCCTGCTGAGCGTCAGTGCCCTTGGCAAATGTGGCGGACGCGAGCTGGGGTATGCTTCCGACATCGAGTTGATGTTCGTCTACGAAGAGGACGGGCATACCTCGGGCAGCGAAGTCATCCAGAACATCGAGTACTTCCAGAAGCTTGTCGAGAAGTTCCGCAAAGCGATCCATGCCAAACGGCAGGGCATTTTCGAGATCGACCTGCGGCTGCGTCCGTACGGGAAAGCAGGGAGCCTGGCGGTTTCACTCGAAACGTTCGACAAGTATTTCGCACCGGAAGGACCGGCCTGGCCTTACGAACGGCAGGCGCTGGTGAAGCTGCGTCCGATCGCCGGCGATCCGTTTTTCGGTCGGGCAGTCGTGGCGACCCGTGATCGCATCGTTTACACGGGTGAACCGTTCGATGTGGCCGCCATGCGTGCCATGCGGGACAAACAGATCAGCCAGCTCGTGCAGGCCGGGACGTTCAATGCGAAACTGAGCCCCGGTGCCCTGGTCGACTGCGAATACCTCGTGCAGGGATTGCAGATCACCTACGGACATCGGGATCCGTCGCTGCGGCAGACGAACACCCGCGAAGCAATGAAGGCACTTGAAGCGGCCGGTCTGCTCGAACACGAGGATCGCATTCGCCTTCGGGATGCTTACCGGTTCCTCCGCCGCGTGATCGATGGCCTGCGGATGGTTCGCGGCGATGCCCGGGATCTGACCGTGCCTCCGGCCGACAGTGAGGAGTTCGAGTTCCTCGCTCGACGACTGGAATACGGTCGACGCGTGGACCGGCTGGCGCAGGACCTCGAGGATCACACGCAGAATGTTCTCGACCTGGGCCGAAAGCTCGATGGGCTGTTCGATACGCCGGTAAGCTGAAACGGGATGACGCCCCCGCCGGGGCCGCCGCGTCCTACAGGTGGACCGGGATCCACCGCTGCTGCTCACCGTCAGCGGGCGCCTCGGGGGGATCCTGCCACGGGATCGACTCGCCACTTTCGCGATAGCGAATCAGCGCCGCCTTGAAGTCCTTCACAATCCGTTGCAGCAGGTCCCGCTCCACCTTGCCGGTGGCCGTGATCTCCGGCAGCGAGGCGACCCGGGCGGCGATCTGCCCGTCCGCATCGGGCGGGGAGAGGATCACACGGCAGTCGTAAACGGGAACGGGCATGCCGCCGTCACCGGCGATCGGCAGGTCCGACATCAGTGGGGATCTCTTCTCGTGTGGCGTGGCAGTCGCGGGCGGCCGGTTGCCGCTCGAAGCCGCATTGTAGCGACTCGGTCAACGGACGTGTCCCCCGCGGCAGGTTGGCTTGCGTGCAGTCCGGTAGCGCCGTCTGTTGGCGGCCGTGGGGTCGCTCGGAGGCAGAATGAGTAGGGCCGGCTATTGCCGGCCGTCGAGAGTCAATTGGACGCGTCGCGGCGGACGGGCGGCTGGGGGACAGGTCGGACGCTGAGCGTCGCTCACATCTGCCATGCGATGACGATCCCCAAGCGTCTGACGTGAGTTACAGCCCCGGTCGCATTCTCACAGTCAGAGCCGACGACGCCGAACGGGTAGCCCCGATCGCTCGCCAACCGGGGGCGAGTAGCGACAGGAGGCCTCGGACAGGAGAGCACCGATCTTCGGCACTCGCGTCCACTCGCTGACGCTTCGTGCTGGTAACGCTCCAGACCGCGACAGGCGATCCGGCCGGTTGGAACGATCTCTGCGGACTGCCTGGCGAGCCCGGTACGTAAGTGCCGGGATTACTCAGCGCCGCGGGCGCTTGCCGCAGACTCTGGTGCGTCGCCTCCGGCGACGGCACCCTACAGGTTCTCGGTCGGCGACATCCGTCTGCCGTTGATTCTTCACCGGATCGGCACTGCCGTTCGGTTCTCGGGCAGAGGGTTCGAGAGCTGAGGCACCGCTCCCCCCGTGGGCCCGGAGGGAACCGGCGATTCCGACCAGTTCTCCGGAAACGCCCGGAAGACGAACTCCGCGAGGATCGCCCCGTACAGAGCGTGACCTTCCGCCGAGAGCCCGTCGTAATGCTGTCCGAACAGACGTTCCGGCGACCGTTCCGCCTCGAACCAGCGGGTCGTATCCAGAAACCGGATTCCATCCTCCGTCGCCAGTTTCTGGACCGCAGCAACCGGTTCGCGGCTTTCGTAGACCGCTCCGCGCGGCACGCCCAGCCGCTCCCGCAGTTCCGGGCTGCCCCCATCCGTGGAAAGTTGCCACGCTTTGGGACAGGTGGCGACCAGCAGTTCGCTGTACGACCCGGCCAGCAGGTCGCGAATGAAGGGGACCGGCGACCAGGTGAATTCGAGGGGACGCTCCCATTTCGACATCTCCTGCGACAGCCACAGGTACTTGCCGGTCTCGGTGGCGAGCGTCGGCTGCGGGCTCGGCCACACGTCCTCGATGCAGGCTTCGCTCGTGCAGTGCCGCAGGTACCGGATGAGCAGAAACTCCTGCTCCAGTCGTTCCCACGACTCGGTCGTCGCCTGATCCAGCCGCGGATGCGTCGCCGAAAGCGGCCCCATCTGCGAATCGATGCGGGCATGCCGGCGAACGCGGTGATCGTCGGTCAGATCCGACAGGTCGAAGTGCAGCAGCACAAGATCCGGCTGCAGTGCCAGCAGATCATGCCGCAGCCGCAGCAGCGAGGTGAGCGGGCACCCGTCGGGCAGGCCGGCGTTAATCACTTCGACATTCAGGCCGGTCCGCTCCTGCAGTCGGGCCCGCACCAGTTCGGGGTACGTCTCCTGTTCCGGCAGTTCGCGGGCCAACGTCGTGTCATCTCCCAGGCAGATGACGCGGTAGGTGCCGCTCGGTTTCGGGACGACCGGTTCGGCACCCCGGCAGCCGAACGAGTTGACCCGGATCGGGACGGCCCGGCCGGTCTCTTCGCTGAGTCGCTCCAGCCGGGTGTGCGGCCGAAGCGCCACGAACGTGTCGTAACTTGGCTGCACCAGAGTATCTGCGGCGAGCGATTCGGGAAGGGCTTCTCCCTGGACGGCCCCGCGAAAGCGGCGGACCCGCAGTCCCACTTCGAGTGCGCACACCACTCCCGCGAGCAGCAGAGCTGCCAGCAGAATGTGTTTTGAAGTGCGGAACAGGGACCGGAACATCGCGCCTGTACGGATCCTGCGGGGACAGACGGGAAGCAGACTGCACGGGCGACCGGTCGTGAGATCTGACGCCGGCGGCGGGATCGTAGTCGACGAGCCCCGATGCGACAACAGGACTTGCGGCGGTGTGAGCGGGCGGAAACCGGATCTGCCGGAAGGAGCGACAACCTCTTTCCGTCTCCCGTTCCCGGTGGTCAACCGGGTGAGTCCGTAGCCGGCTGGATGTGAAGCGTCTGTTCACGTCCGGAGATCCGTTCGGGAGGTCCATCCCCACTTCAGTGGCGCGGCAAGAATCGCGAAGGGGGGCCGTGTACAGACGGCCGGGACCATGTCGGTGGCGTCGGAGAGGCGGATCTCGACGTGCTAAGCCGCGAGGTCAAGGTCGACATTTTCGACCTGCTCGTGATTATCGAGGCCGAGCAACAGTGCGTCGCGTTGTGCGAGAGAATTCTTGCTCCGAGGCTGAAATGCGGGAGGAGATGCTCCGGAGACACGAGAGTTCAGCCATCACAGTCGGGGAAGAGCGGTTTCGATAACGGCATGGCGTTCCTTCCGGCTCCGAACTGTGCTGGTTCCGCGCTGTCGCCACCACTACCGTCACTTCGTGTCTGGGCTTGTTCTCCACACCATTTCAACAGATTATTGACATGGCTGGCTGCGCTTACTATTATGGGTAAGCGCTTCGCCCGACACACGCATGGACACACGCAAATGCCCTTGGGAGATCGACTGAAACAGCTGCGGACAACGGCAGAACTGTCTGTGCGCGAGGCAGCCAAGCTCATTGGAAAATCGCCTGGCTACCTCTCACGTGTCGAGACACGCGGGGAGATTCCGGCGCCTGAGCTGATCATTGCGATCGCAGAAGCCTACGAGGCTGACGCCGAAGAACTCCTGCGGGAGGCCAAAGAAGACTACATGGAAAGAGTCGAGCAGGAGATCGACTCGAAACAGGAACGCGCACTCGCAG
This region includes:
- a CDS encoding SGNH/GDSL hydrolase family protein gives rise to the protein MFRSLFRTSKHILLAALLLAGVVCALEVGLRVRRFRGAVQGEALPESLAADTLVQPSYDTFVALRPHTRLERLSEETGRAVPIRVNSFGCRGAEPVVPKPSGTYRVICLGDDTTLARELPEQETYPELVRARLQERTGLNVEVINAGLPDGCPLTSLLRLRHDLLALQPDLVLLHFDLSDLTDDHRVRRHARIDSQMGPLSATHPRLDQATTESWERLEQEFLLIRYLRHCTSEACIEDVWPSPQPTLATETGKYLWLSQEMSKWERPLEFTWSPVPFIRDLLAGSYSELLVATCPKAWQLSTDGGSPELRERLGVPRGAVYESREPVAAVQKLATEDGIRFLDTTRWFEAERSPERLFGQHYDGLSAEGHALYGAILAEFVFRAFPENWSESPVPSGPTGGAVPQLSNPLPENRTAVPIR
- a CDS encoding (2Fe-2S)-binding protein produces the protein MEPNDTVCYCFHISKRKILNFIRIHEPRRASQISQCGGAGTGCGWCVPYLKRYFEQAQGHAVEGVEPDSAADYARQRAAYIRAGKGRPAEGAVPLPPEDDAAK
- a CDS encoding helix-turn-helix domain-containing protein, with the protein product MPLGDRLKQLRTTAELSVREAAKLIGKSPGYLSRVETRGEIPAPELIIAIAEAYEADAEELLREAKEDYMERVEQEIDSKQERALAVFRKEKR
- a CDS encoding [protein-PII] uridylyltransferase family protein, with the protein product MQFETSDSTRLLSSDDVSEEFATSLLQPVGFDDWQAALGRLRGFCRDEDERKAFAATLPSLLYALTDAATPDASLVNFERYVQAVDSRIDLFNYLAANPRAVEILVRLFVGSQFLTEILLRNPSYLERLTQHKRLAEFKHREELMEEARKWAADEPTLDEKMNAVRRFQKWELLRLAACDTFRLMDLKTVTLQLALLADSLVAVCLGFAADELEVDTSEFSVIAFGKLGGEELNYSSDIDLVFVCDNHAEQYWGLGQKLIKAIQDPTSDGFLYRVDMRLRPWGRSGPLVTTADSYVDYIRKNGRLWEKQALLKSRVIAGSQKVGKRVLKRLEPFIYDVDPEEVRENVLEMKQQIEENLRKHRNGWGQVKAGAGSIRDVEFVTQYLQLAHGRNNKAVRSINTLDGLVRLADLDILHADEYRHLSGGYVFLRTIEHSLQLMHNKQQHALPESRRELDYLARRLDFPGATEFVSHYERHCQSIRRIFEKYIIDPPGMEEDHLVFKPRSVAVHLGDAASTYEELFTREQSERHLALLDRLDDDTIVKIDARTVADGRWELTIVGYDQLGDLSLICGLLFVFGFDIESGYVFTGAEIVEPGRNKPSRNRRQVVGKSPRRRKYVNVFTIRPTSNNVVPAIWGRYENDLAELLSLAQQGKHRDASGRLAKRVAASLDPSEQDAATDMLLPVEIDIDNDSAPDATVMHIYAEDTPGFLYELANALAHSNISIVRMQIRSEGLQVIDTLYVTDENDRKIDDPEKLNELRAAVVLIKHFTHLLPYSPNPEAALIHFREFLEQLFELPHWVEELGSLQDSDVLNALARLLGVSDFLWHDFLRLQHDNLFPVVTDLAGLQQPRIRSELDEELERELAAVHNFEDRRAVLNAFKDREMLRVDMRHILGLQDKFGMFSGELADVAEAVVRGALRIAEEELQPTHGRPLKSDGEPCLLSVSALGKCGGRELGYASDIELMFVYEEDGHTSGSEVIQNIEYFQKLVEKFRKAIHAKRQGIFEIDLRLRPYGKAGSLAVSLETFDKYFAPEGPAWPYERQALVKLRPIAGDPFFGRAVVATRDRIVYTGEPFDVAAMRAMRDKQISQLVQAGTFNAKLSPGALVDCEYLVQGLQITYGHRDPSLRQTNTREAMKALEAAGLLEHEDRIRLRDAYRFLRRVIDGLRMVRGDARDLTVPPADSEEFEFLARRLEYGRRVDRLAQDLEDHTQNVLDLGRKLDGLFDTPVS
- a CDS encoding arylsulfatase — its product is MRICTFTPAAGFLVVLFVFANAAAAADRPNIVLIMCDDMGYSDIGCFGSEIDTPHIDRLAAEGLRFTQFYNNAKCTTTRASLITGLYPRRKGGLLQENMVTIPQVLAQSGYDSVLSGKWHLGSRAPNRPGDRGFDNYYGLLDGCCNFFNPARPDPDFKGGRVRWFGEDDRRITEFPEDFYTTDAFTDYACKAIDRAAADDRPLFLHVCYTAPHYPLHAPADLVEKYRGRYRQGWEQLRAERYRRQLELGLVDPSWELPPPDDRVPIWDNVENQDYHDHLMAVYAAMIDRMDQGIGRILARLDEQGIADNTVVIFLSDNGGCAEKPGGIDPQRVPGVEEYYTACGPGWAYAQNTPFRRFKAWVHEGGISTPLIVRWPSVIEAGTTTDAVGHIIDLLPTCAEIAGAKYPDAHGGEEVIPCEGLSMVPLFEGDSREGHESLFWEWAGNRAVRTGHWKLCWDKTVKQWELYNVVQDRTEMHNLAADHPGRVAEMSAQWREWAGRTGIRVR